In Acidiphilium acidophilum, one genomic interval encodes:
- the mctP gene encoding monocarboxylate uptake permease MctP, which produces MTTATIVFTILIVLVLVLGFAAARWKSGDLTKLDEWGLGGRQFGVIISWFLIGGDIYTAYTFIAVPALMFGAGALAFFAVPYTIVAYPILYVIFPKLWRVSARHGFVTGPEFVRGRYGNRLLALAVGITGIVATMPYIALQLVGMQTVIGGLGITGAGFGAHLPLIIAFLVLAAFTFTSGLRAPAMIAIVKDLLIYLTIIVAIIVIPYELGGFGAIFAKMPPAKLLLPTPPAGSGGLYSGYATLALGSAMALFLYPHATTGILSARSGEVVRRNAVILPAYSFMLGLITLLGAMAVAAGVAGMPQFAAGFKAYGPSFSVPALLIHTLPSWFVGVAFAAIAIGALVPAAIMAIASANIFTRDIWRQFINPRVTPGQESMVAKLFSIVMIIGALLFIFGLPLKYAIQLQLLGGMWMIQIFPAIVFSLFTRFYNGWALLIGWACGIVMATHYALLNHLAGAIYPFHIGGFTFPCYIAIATFLLNVAVSTILSPIINTFASDRIHDITAEADYV; this is translated from the coding sequence ATGACAACCGCGACTATCGTCTTCACCATCCTGATCGTGCTCGTCCTGGTGCTCGGCTTCGCCGCTGCGCGCTGGAAAAGCGGAGACCTCACCAAGCTCGACGAATGGGGCCTCGGTGGCCGCCAGTTCGGCGTCATCATTTCCTGGTTTCTGATTGGTGGCGACATCTACACCGCCTACACCTTCATTGCGGTTCCCGCGCTGATGTTCGGTGCCGGCGCGCTCGCCTTCTTCGCGGTTCCCTACACCATCGTCGCCTACCCGATCCTCTACGTCATCTTCCCCAAACTCTGGCGCGTCTCGGCCAGACACGGCTTCGTCACCGGCCCCGAATTCGTCCGCGGCCGCTACGGCAACCGCCTCCTCGCCCTCGCCGTCGGCATCACCGGCATCGTCGCGACCATGCCCTACATCGCCCTCCAGCTTGTCGGCATGCAAACCGTGATCGGCGGCCTCGGCATCACCGGCGCCGGCTTCGGCGCGCACCTCCCGCTGATCATCGCCTTCCTCGTGCTCGCCGCCTTCACCTTCACCTCCGGCCTGCGCGCCCCCGCCATGATCGCCATCGTCAAAGACCTGCTGATCTACCTCACCATCATCGTCGCCATCATCGTCATCCCCTACGAGCTCGGCGGCTTCGGCGCGATCTTCGCGAAAATGCCGCCCGCGAAACTCCTGCTGCCCACCCCGCCCGCCGGCAGCGGCGGTCTCTATTCCGGCTACGCCACCCTCGCCCTCGGCTCGGCCATGGCGCTGTTCCTCTACCCCCACGCCACCACCGGCATCCTCTCGGCCCGCTCGGGCGAAGTCGTGCGCCGCAACGCCGTCATCCTGCCGGCCTACTCCTTCATGCTCGGCCTGATCACCCTGCTCGGTGCCATGGCCGTCGCCGCCGGGGTCGCGGGCATGCCGCAATTCGCCGCGGGGTTCAAAGCCTACGGCCCCAGCTTCTCGGTCCCCGCTTTGCTGATCCACACCCTGCCGTCATGGTTCGTCGGCGTGGCCTTCGCCGCCATCGCCATCGGCGCCCTCGTCCCCGCCGCCATCATGGCCATAGCCTCGGCCAACATATTCACCCGCGACATCTGGCGCCAGTTCATCAACCCCCGCGTCACCCCCGGCCAGGAATCCATGGTGGCCAAACTCTTCTCGATCGTCATGATCATCGGCGCTCTGCTCTTCATCTTCGGCCTGCCGCTGAAATACGCCATCCAGCTCCAACTCCTAGGCGGCATGTGGATGATCCAGATCTTCCCCGCCATCGTGTTCAGCCTGTTCACCCGCTTCTATAATGGCTGGGCTTTGCTGATCGGCTGGGCTTGCGGCATCGTCATGGCAACCCACTACGCCCTGCTCAATCACCTCGCCGGTGCCATCTACCCGTTCCACATCGGCGGCTTCACCTTCCCCTGCTACATCGCCATCGCCACCTTCCTCCTCAACGTCGCTGTCTCGACCATCCTGTCTCCCATCATCAACACCTTCGCCTCCGACCGCATCCACGACATCACGGCCGAAGCCGATTACGTATGA
- a CDS encoding DUF3311 domain-containing protein, producing the protein MPSQAPPPASRASAWRILLLIPFIGTLWVPFYNHPLPALYGFPFFYWYQLLAVPVSALIIFIVYKAES; encoded by the coding sequence ATGCCATCACAGGCACCCCCACCGGCATCCCGCGCCTCCGCGTGGCGGATTCTGCTGCTGATCCCCTTCATCGGCACGCTCTGGGTGCCGTTCTACAACCACCCGCTCCCCGCTCTCTACGGTTTTCCATTCTTCTACTGGTACCAGCTTCTCGCCGTCCCGGTTTCCGCCCTGATCATCTTCATCGTCTACAAAGCGGAAAGCTGA
- the gmk gene encoding guanylate kinase has product MNRRGLCLVLAAPSGAGKTSLSRALLANDGFISLSISATTRAPREGEQDGVHYYFKTPEAFAAMIANGEFLEHANVFGRAYGTPRAPVEAALAAGRDILFDIDWQGYRQLRAALPDDVMGVFIRTPSLDDLRIRLISRGDDDATIARRMAEAETELAHQSEFDFIIENKDFDVALTDLRAIRRACRLMTSRVVTGQ; this is encoded by the coding sequence ATGAACCGGCGCGGCCTCTGCCTCGTCCTCGCCGCGCCCTCCGGTGCCGGCAAAACCTCGCTCTCCCGCGCCCTCCTCGCGAATGACGGCTTCATCTCTCTCTCGATCAGCGCCACCACCCGCGCCCCGCGCGAGGGCGAGCAGGACGGCGTGCATTATTATTTCAAAACCCCCGAAGCCTTCGCCGCCATGATCGCCAACGGCGAATTCCTCGAACACGCCAATGTCTTCGGTCGCGCCTACGGCACCCCGCGCGCCCCGGTCGAAGCCGCCCTCGCCGCCGGGCGCGACATCCTCTTCGACATCGACTGGCAAGGCTACCGCCAGCTCCGCGCCGCCCTGCCGGACGATGTGATGGGCGTCTTCATCCGCACCCCCTCGCTCGACGATCTCCGCATCCGCCTCATCTCCCGCGGCGACGACGACGCCACCATCGCCCGCCGCATGGCGGAAGCCGAAACCGAACTCGCCCACCAGAGCGAATTCGACTTCATCATCGAGAACAAGGATTTCGACGTCGCCCTGACCGACCTGCGCGCAATCCGCCGCGCCTGCCGCCTCATGACCTCGCGGGTCGTAACGGGGCAGTAG
- a CDS encoding YicC/YloC family endoribonuclease, giving the protein MSTGVTTIASMTGFARTAGTYHATTYAWELRSVNGKGFDLKLRLPPGFDALEPALREAAGRRLKRGNISVALTLKRESIASTMIDEAMLDLYLARALDLARRIPNAPPPQPEALLALPGVIRPIADTTDPDADEDEQAGLATALAASFEAGLADLVIARNAEGDRLATVIEALLTRIDSQVKAAWARAEEQTLQHRARLEAALAALLAESNPVAPDRLAQEIALLATRSDIREELDRLDAHLAAARALLAESAPIGRRFDFLMQEFNREANTLCSKSTSLPLTAIGLDLKAAIEQLREQVQNIE; this is encoded by the coding sequence ATGAGCACTGGCGTCACCACCATCGCCTCCATGACCGGCTTCGCCCGCACCGCCGGCACGTACCACGCCACGACCTACGCGTGGGAACTCCGCAGCGTGAACGGCAAGGGGTTCGATCTCAAACTCCGCCTGCCGCCGGGCTTCGATGCGCTGGAACCCGCCCTGCGCGAAGCCGCCGGCCGTCGCCTCAAACGCGGCAACATCTCGGTCGCCCTCACGCTCAAGCGCGAGAGCATCGCCTCCACCATGATCGACGAAGCCATGCTCGATCTCTACCTCGCCCGCGCGCTCGACCTCGCCCGCCGCATCCCGAACGCCCCACCGCCCCAGCCCGAGGCCCTGCTCGCCTTGCCCGGCGTGATCCGTCCGATCGCCGACACGACCGATCCCGACGCCGATGAAGACGAACAGGCCGGCCTCGCCACCGCCCTCGCCGCGAGCTTCGAAGCGGGCCTCGCCGATCTCGTCATCGCCCGCAACGCCGAAGGCGATCGTCTCGCCACCGTCATCGAAGCCCTGCTCACGCGGATCGATAGCCAGGTCAAAGCCGCCTGGGCTCGTGCGGAGGAGCAGACCCTCCAGCATCGCGCGCGCCTCGAAGCTGCCCTCGCCGCCCTCCTCGCCGAGTCCAACCCCGTCGCCCCTGACCGCCTCGCTCAGGAAATTGCGCTCCTCGCCACCAGATCCGACATCCGCGAAGAGCTCGACCGGCTGGACGCCCACCTCGCCGCCGCCCGCGCCCTCCTCGCCGAATCCGCCCCGATCGGCCGGCGATTCGACTTCCTGATGCAGGAATTCAACCGCGAGGCGAACACGCTCTGCAGCAAATCCACCTCGCTCCCGCTCACCGCCATCGGGCTCGACCTCAAGGCGGCGATCGAGCAACTCCGCGAGCAGGTCCAGAACATTGAATAA